DNA from Hyphomicrobiales bacterium:
TGCAAACGATCTGCTCGATCTATTCCTCGCTGCGCAGGCTAGTCAGAACCACAGCGTCCGCACTATCGAATGGTATCGCTATGAAATTCAGCGATTTTTCACCTGGTTGCAGACCAACAATCTGCATAATGGAAACTGGCTGCAACCATCGGTCATTGAGCGTTACCTTGCCGCCAGTCGTGACGGTGGCAATCAGCCGGCTACAGTTGCCGGCCACCACCGCGGGTTGCGCGTTTTCTTCGGTTGGCTGGTGGAACGCTCCTACATCGACCGGTCCCCGCTGGCTGATGTCAAGCCGCCAAAGGTGCCAAAGAAGCAACCAAAGCGCGCTGTGCTCAGTGAGTACGTGCGCCTGCTAGACTGCCTGCCATCGGATGATTGGATTGGGCTACGCGACCGATTGATCGTCAACGTGTTATTTCTGTGCGGCGTGCGCCTTGGTGAGTGCGCCAGGCTGCGAGCGGTGGACTTCCGCACTGCGGAGCATGTGTTGCAGGTGGACGGTAAGACCGGTCCGCGTCTGGTGCCATTGCTGCCGGCTGTCGAAAAGGCGTTCATGGCCTACCTGTTCGTGCGTCCGGCCTGGACTGACGACCACCTGTTCCTGGCTGCCAATGGAGCCAAGCAACCGAAAGGCGTCATTTTGCCGGGTGGCATTTACCAGATGCTTCGTCGTCACTGCCGGACGGCTGGAATGCGTATGCTGAATCCTCATTCGTTCCGGCACGGGCTGGCGATGATGATGCTGAATGAGCGACACGCCGACATGAGTCTGGTACAAAAGGTCTTGGGTCACAGCCAGATTTCAACGACATCGGCTTTTTATGCGGAGTGGTTGACCGATGGCATGGTCAAGGAATTTGCGGAGAAAATGCGAGGTTTAGGGCTGAAACCATGAACATCAGATTATGTAGTCTGTGTGTCATGGCCCAGGTAATCGCCAAAGGCAGATTGTGGCTCTGGGTGTCGTGGGTTCAATCCCCACCGGTCGCCCCAAACCTGAAAACTGAGTCATTTGGTTTTCAAGGTGCACTTTTAGCAGCCGTCCCATTCTTCTTGATCCGTCGGGTGGGACGGCTGCTACTAGAATCACTCGATAGTCGACCAGTCCAGCTTGATACCCTTTTTCTTGGCATATTCCACGACGGCCGACTTATCAACGTAGCGCCACCCATCGTCCGAAAAGCGAACGCTTGGTAGCTGGCCATTGTCGATCAGGCGGCGAATCGTGTCTGGACTGACGCCAAATAACTTTGCGATCTCTGGCGGCGTCAGATTCTCCACGTGATTCCCCTTGCTTGATTCACTTTTGCGAGTTTTGCAACTTTATAGTACGCCCGATTGGTGTATACTGTCAATACCCAATTTTCCCCAATCGCAGCGAAGGGAGTCCCCATGGTGCGCTTGATTGCTGTCTCCGTGTTGGTCGCTATCCTGCTGTCTGCCTGCGGTGGATCCACCGGCTACCCGGTGTCGATACCTGAGCGCGCCGAGCCGATAGCAACCCGCGTAGTGGCACCGACGGCGATGCCAAGGACGCGCGCTGTCACCTGGTGCCCAGATTGCCGGACTGCCGGCATGCTGGCGAACGTCTGGAAGGAGCCGACGGACAACCCGACGCACAAATGCGTGCTAGGCTGGGAGCAAGAGGTGGAAGTGGTCAGCACGCGGGGTATTTGGTCGCAGATCGACGGCCCTGGCTGCGACGGCTGGATTACCACTAGCTTGCTGAAAGCCAAGCCCTAGAATCCCACTAGCCAGATTCAAGCCGCGCTTGAATCGTAGCACGTCCGTGCTACAATCGAGTCAGCCCGGCTTCGGGGGAACGCGACCGCCTTGGGGTTGAAAGCCTGGACAGTCGTGTGCACAAATCGACATCCACGTCGTGAGTGCGAGCCGGGCCCCTTCCACGATAATGAAGCGCCACAAGCCATCCAGCCATCTGGGTGGCTTGTTGGTTTGCCAGGGCGCGGCGAGCCGATCCCCGCCAAACCTTGAATTAGTAGACCATGCGTGCTATAGTATCCTTAACAAGATATAAGTTTTACTTATAGAAGGGGACTATGGACGAAGCTCCGGTTCAACCAGCCGCAATTCCCGAACAAATCCTCACGCAGCCACAAGCCATCAATCTATATTTTGTCGCCGTCATTGCCCTGGCCATCGCCGTGGTGCTGACCATCGCGGGCGGGCTTGTTCTGGCCGCGCTCAAACTGCCCGTTCCTGGCGAGCTAATTGCGCTGGGCGGCGTGGCGCTGGGTGCGCTGGCCGCCATGGTGGCGCCCGGCGAAAAGGGCGCGTAGTAGTGTGGAGAAACGCACCGAATTTCCCGCGTTGGAAGCGCGCAAATCATATCTCGAACGCCAGCACTACGAAGCGAGCCAACAGGCGAACGATGCCATGCGGGCCGGGAAAGTGGATAGCGGGCCGATGCTGTGGATTGCCGCTATCCGTGACGAACTGGATGAGTTGACCTATGTGTTGCGCGTGCTTGGCTCACCGTCCTCCCGCATTGATGTCGCCGGCCACACGCTGCTGATTGCGTTTGGTGCGCTTGCGCTGATCATGTTGGCGCAACTCGCGATTCTGATGGCGGTGGGGCATTGACACATATGGATACCAGCCTGATCAGACTCTTATCTCAGGTGGCGCTAGTCGGTTGGTGCGCGGCAGAGGGGATCGTGCTGATCCTCTCGCGGGGACACGCGACGCAGGTGTCCGGCGTGCGGGTCGCGCTTGTC
Protein-coding regions in this window:
- a CDS encoding tyrosine-type recombinase/integrase gives rise to the protein ANDLLDLFLAAQASQNHSVRTIEWYRYEIQRFFTWLQTNNLHNGNWLQPSVIERYLAASRDGGNQPATVAGHHRGLRVFFGWLVERSYIDRSPLADVKPPKVPKKQPKRAVLSEYVRLLDCLPSDDWIGLRDRLIVNVLFLCGVRLGECARLRAVDFRTAEHVLQVDGKTGPRLVPLLPAVEKAFMAYLFVRPAWTDDHLFLAANGAKQPKGVILPGGIYQMLRRHCRTAGMRMLNPHSFRHGLAMMMLNERHADMSLVQKVLGHSQISTTSAFYAEWLTDGMVKEFAEKMRGLGLKP
- a CDS encoding helix-turn-helix domain-containing protein, producing MENLTPPEIAKLFGVSPDTIRRLIDNGQLPSVRFSDDGWRYVDKSAVVEYAKKKGIKLDWSTIE